A window of Zingiber officinale cultivar Zhangliang chromosome 5A, Zo_v1.1, whole genome shotgun sequence contains these coding sequences:
- the LOC121981366 gene encoding ATP-dependent Clp protease proteolytic subunit 5, chloroplastic-like isoform X2, whose translation MAITAATTMTTVPAPAASPLQSLRRRSPPSNLRFSFSFSASPNRRITGRCTPPKAVYWNGSFDTDRAERRGIWSIRDDLAVPSSPYFPVMARGEQGPPPMMMERFQSVISQLFQHRIIRCGGPVDDDMANIIVSQLLYLDAVDPTKDIVMYVNSPGGSVTAGMAIFDTMKHIRPDVSTVCVGLAASMGAFLLSSGTKGKRYSLPNSRIMIHQPIGGAQGVQTEIEIQANEIFHHKANLASYLAYHTGQSLDKINQDTDRDFFMSAEEAKEYGMIDGVVTNPLKALQTLPA comes from the exons ATGGCCATCACGGCGGCGACCACGATGACCACGGTACCTGCCCCCGCCGCATCCCCTCTCCAATCTCTCCGCCGGAGAAGCCCTCCCAGTAACCTtcgcttctccttctccttctccgctTCGCCCAA CAGAAGGATCACTGGCAGATGTACCCCGCCCAAGGCTGTCTATTGGAATGGGTCTTTTGATACAGATCGAGCTGAGAGAAGAGGAATTTGGTCTATTAG GGATGATTTGGCGGTTCCATCGTCGCCTTACTTCCCGGTAATGGCTCGGGGAGAACAGGGTCCACCGCCCATGATGATGGAGCGCTTCCAGAGCGTCATCAGCCAACTCTTTCAGCAT AGAATTATTAGGTGTGGTGGACCTGTGGATGATGATATGGCAAATATAATCGTCTCACAACTTCTATACTTAGATGCAGTTGATCCTACCAAG GATATTGTCATGTATGTGAACTCTCCAGGAGGATCAGTTACAGCTG GCATGGCCATTTTTGATACAATGAAGCACATAAGACCAGATGTTTCTACTGTTTGTGTTGGTCTAGCAGCCAG CATGGGTGCTTTCCTCCTGAGCTCTGGAACAAAGG GGAAAAGATACAGCTTACCAAACTCCAGAATTATGATTCATCAACCTATAGGAGGTGCTCAAGGTGTGCAAACTGAAATAGAAATTCAG GCAAATGAAATATTTCACCACAAGGCTAACTTAGCCAGCTACTTGGCATACCATACTGGTCAAAGCCTGGACAAGATCAACCAAGATACTGATCGTGACTTCTTCATGAGTGCAGAAGAAGCGAAGGAGTATGGGATGATCGACGGCGTTGTAACAAATCCTCTAAAAGCCTTGCAAACCTTACCAGCCTGA
- the LOC121981366 gene encoding ATP-dependent Clp protease proteolytic subunit 5, chloroplastic-like isoform X1: MAITAATTMTTVPAPAASPLQSLRRRSPPSNLRFSFSFSASPKNSRRITGRCTPPKAVYWNGSFDTDRAERRGIWSIRDDLAVPSSPYFPVMARGEQGPPPMMMERFQSVISQLFQHRIIRCGGPVDDDMANIIVSQLLYLDAVDPTKDIVMYVNSPGGSVTAGMAIFDTMKHIRPDVSTVCVGLAASMGAFLLSSGTKGKRYSLPNSRIMIHQPIGGAQGVQTEIEIQANEIFHHKANLASYLAYHTGQSLDKINQDTDRDFFMSAEEAKEYGMIDGVVTNPLKALQTLPA; the protein is encoded by the exons ATGGCCATCACGGCGGCGACCACGATGACCACGGTACCTGCCCCCGCCGCATCCCCTCTCCAATCTCTCCGCCGGAGAAGCCCTCCCAGTAACCTtcgcttctccttctccttctccgctTCGCCCAA GAACAGCAGAAGGATCACTGGCAGATGTACCCCGCCCAAGGCTGTCTATTGGAATGGGTCTTTTGATACAGATCGAGCTGAGAGAAGAGGAATTTGGTCTATTAG GGATGATTTGGCGGTTCCATCGTCGCCTTACTTCCCGGTAATGGCTCGGGGAGAACAGGGTCCACCGCCCATGATGATGGAGCGCTTCCAGAGCGTCATCAGCCAACTCTTTCAGCAT AGAATTATTAGGTGTGGTGGACCTGTGGATGATGATATGGCAAATATAATCGTCTCACAACTTCTATACTTAGATGCAGTTGATCCTACCAAG GATATTGTCATGTATGTGAACTCTCCAGGAGGATCAGTTACAGCTG GCATGGCCATTTTTGATACAATGAAGCACATAAGACCAGATGTTTCTACTGTTTGTGTTGGTCTAGCAGCCAG CATGGGTGCTTTCCTCCTGAGCTCTGGAACAAAGG GGAAAAGATACAGCTTACCAAACTCCAGAATTATGATTCATCAACCTATAGGAGGTGCTCAAGGTGTGCAAACTGAAATAGAAATTCAG GCAAATGAAATATTTCACCACAAGGCTAACTTAGCCAGCTACTTGGCATACCATACTGGTCAAAGCCTGGACAAGATCAACCAAGATACTGATCGTGACTTCTTCATGAGTGCAGAAGAAGCGAAGGAGTATGGGATGATCGACGGCGTTGTAACAAATCCTCTAAAAGCCTTGCAAACCTTACCAGCCTGA
- the LOC121981369 gene encoding diphthine methyltransferase homolog, with the protein MMDIGSCYLDGNADVVEFCPHDSFYDILAAGTYTLQEGAQPHRAGSTSLFSTRDGLSLLCRVPTIGVFDLKWSPRGQNAPPLLTQAGADGGVVLYKLESQLKEEDQGPFFQAICSENISSSMCLCMDWHPSASSISLGHSDGSLSLVAVKDDKVQVSQSWLGHDYEVWATSFDAQRPNLLYSGSDDCCFSCWDLRAPTDDVVFRNAKAHRMGVCCISQDPANTNILLTGSYDEFLRVWDVRSTSRPVCEKSLCLGGGVWRIKHHPYKSNLVLTACMHNGFAIVRIEDGDIQVVETYHKHESLAYGADWQRGEMSAQGMQRQGLLVSTCSFYDRLLRIWQPEVLQLSAF; encoded by the exons ATGATGGACATCGGCAGTTGCTATTTAGATGGAAATGCAGATGTCGTGGAGTTCTGCCCGCATGATTCCTTCTACGATATATTGGCTGCTGGCACGTACACACTACAAGAAGGAGCTCAGCCTCACCGTGCCGGAAGCACTTCGCTGTTTTCAACGCGCGATGGTCTCAGCTTGCTCTGTCGCGTACCAACAATTGGCGTCTTCGATTTAAAATGGAGTCCGAGGGGACAGAATGCGCCTCCTTTGCTTACTCAAGCTGGTGCTGATGGCGGCGTTGTTCTCTATAAGTTAGAATCTCAATTGAAAGAAGAAGATCAAGGtcctttttttc AGGCAATATGCTCAGAAAACATAAGTTCTTCCATGTGCTTATGCATGGACTGGCATCCATCAGCTTCATCTATTTCATTAGGCCATTCAGATGGCTCGTTATCCCTGGTTGCTGTAAAGGATGACAAAGTCCAGGTATCACAATCATGGCTAGGCCATGATTATGAAGTTTGGGCGACTTCTTTTGATGCCCAGCGGCCAAACTTGTTATACAGTGGATCAGATGATTGTTGTTTTAGCTGCTGGGATTTGCGGGCTCCTACAGATGATGTAGTGTTTCGGAACGCCAAGGCACATAGGATGGGTGTGTGTTGCATCAGTCAGGACCCAGCAAATACCAACATTCTGCTGACAGGAAGCTATGATGAATTTCTCAGAGTTTGGGATGTTAGATCAACATCCAGACCTGTTTGCGAGAAGTCCCTTTGCTTAGGAGGGGGTGTTTGGAGAATCAAGCACCATCCGTACAAGTCGAACCTTGTATTGACAGCATGTATGCACAATGGTTTTGCAATTGTTAGGATAGAAGACGGTGACATTCAAGTTGTTGAGACTTATCACAAGCATGAATCTTTAGCGTATGGAGCAGATTGGCAGAGGGGAGAAATGAGTGCCCAAGGTATGCAGAGGCAAGGATTGTTGGTTTCTACTTGCTCATTTTATGATCGACTTCTTCGTATATGGCAACCAGAAGTTCTACAATTAAGTGCTTTCTGA
- the LOC121981368 gene encoding uncharacterized protein LOC121981368: MAKKDNSRHGLVDTMLSDSKWRTLIPLCCSLSMAANHSRSSPFLRHHFADSAVFAFPASWSSDDWILPDARSHFGETDVDAALFPSIKSVGMTPPPPSTEPFSASSKICSRFLRFQPRCNEKSDGWIVIALEEKREI; encoded by the exons ATGGCGAAGAAGGACAACTCTCGTCACGGCCTCGTCGACACCATGCTAAGCGACTCCAAATGGCGAACCCTAATCCCCCTCTGCTGCTCCCTCTCCATGGCCGCCAACCACTCCCGTTCCTCCCCTTTCCTCCGCCACCACTTCGCTGACTCCGCCGTCTTCGCCTTTCCCGCCTCCTGGTCCTCCGACGACTGGATCCTCCCCGACGCCCGCTCCCACTTCGGCGAAACCGACGTCGATGCCGCCCTCTTCCCCTCCATCAAGAGCGTCGGGatgacgccgccgccgccgtcaaCGGAGCCTTTCTCCGCTTCTTCAAAAATCTGCTCGAGATTTCTCCGCTTTCAACCGAG GTGCAACGAGAAATCTGATGGATGGATTGTAATAGCTCTAGAAGAGAAACGAGAAATCTAA